From the genome of Eucalyptus grandis isolate ANBG69807.140 chromosome 2, ASM1654582v1, whole genome shotgun sequence, one region includes:
- the LOC120290335 gene encoding protein NOI4-like — MSAQEEGRPLPKFGEWDVNDPASAEGFTVIFNKAREEKKGGGSAESVTSQSKYGGSCKENDKRKYSIKKKWFCCG; from the exons ATGTCTGCG CAGGAGGAGGGACGGCCATTGCCAAAATTTGGGGAGTGGGACGTGAATGATCCGGCCTCAGCCGAAGGATTCACTGTCATATTCAACAAGGctagagaggagaagaagggtgGAGGATCAGCTGAGAGTGTGACTTCACAGAGCAAGTACGGTGGTTCCTGTAAGGAAAACGATAAACGCAAGTACTCCATTAAG AAGAAGTGGTTTTGCTGCGGTTGA